The nucleotide window AAGCAGAGTTGATCAGCATTGGCAGACGTATTGTCAACAAATGCAGGGGGCTGCCTCTTGCTCTCAAGACAATGGCTGGATTGCTAAGTTCATATCAACAAGTACAAGAATGGAAGGCCATCGAAGAAAGAGATTTTAGGGATAATAATGTTAGAGGGAAAGATGAGATCATGTCCATCCTAAAGTTGAGCTACAGACACCTATCATCTGAAATGAAGCAATGTTTTGCATTCTTAGCAGTTTTCCCCAAGGACTATGTGATGGACAAGGATATGTTGATCCAACTATGGATGGCAAATGGTTTTATTCAAGAGAAGAGACCAGTGGATTTGACAACAAGAGGAGAATTCATTTTCGATGAGTTGGTTTGGAGGTCCTTCCTCCAAGATAAGCAAGAGTGCATAGACAATTATGGTACAGAAAATTATGTGGCTGTTAACTGTAAGATGCATGATTTAATGCATGATCTCGCAAAAGATGTCACAGATGAATGTGCAAGTATAGAAGAACTGACTCAGCAAAAAGCATTGTTGAAAGATGTTTGTCACATGCAAGTGACAGGGGCTGAAATGGAAGTAATCAGTGGGTTATGCAATGGCAGAACATACCTCcgcactttgttagctccttcaAAATACTATAAGGTTTTAAGAGAGTTGCTACAGGTATCGTCATCACTAAGAGCATTGCATTGCCTCCCTCCTTCAATTGCCATTTGCAAGGCCATAAATGCAAAACATTTACGGTATCTTGATCTCTCTAGGTCTAAGATCGTTACATTGCCAAATTCAATATGTGTGTTATATAACTTGCAAACACTGAGGCTCACAAATTGCTATAAGCTGCGGTTGTTGCCAGAAGGCATGGCAAGGCTGAGAAAGCTCATCTATCTTTATCTTTCTGGTTGTCATAGTCTCAAACGTATGTCTCCAAACTTTGGTGCACTGAACAACCTTCAGATATTAACAAGATTTGTTGTGGATACTGGAGATGGCCTTGGAATAGAGGAGCTCAAAGAGTTGCAACACCTTAGCAATAGGTTGGAATTATTGAATTTGAGCAAGATAAAGAGTGGGGAGAATGCAAAAGAAGCCAATCTCAGTCAGAAGCAAAACCTAAGTGAGTTATTGTTCTCTTGGGGCCATGAAATAGATGATGAGCCTAGAGATGTGGAAGAAGTGCTTCAGTGTTTAGAACCTCATAGTAATATCCAAAAACTGGAGATATATGGATATCATGGCCTAGCAATATCACAATGGATGAGAAAGCCTCATATGTTTGACTGCTTGAGAGAACTCACAATGTCTCATTGCCCAAAATGTAGCAGTATCCCTGTAATATGGCTCTCGGTCTCTCTAGAGATTTTGGTCTTACAAAGGATGGATAACCTGATAACATTATGTGATAACCTTGATGTGGAATTTGGGGGATGCATTAACCCTCTGCAAATTTTCCCAAGGTTGAAAAAAATGAGCTTGATTGAGTTACCAAGCCTGGAGATATGGGCAGAAAATAGCGTGGGAGAGCCTAGTGATAACCTGGTAACATTTCCGGTGCTTGAAGAGCTAGAGATCAAAAATTGCCCCAAGCTTGCAAGCATTCCTGTGATCCCCGTAGTCAGTGAGTTGAGAATAGTTGGGGTTCACAGTACTGCAATCAGTTTAGTCTTTATGAGCATCCGATTGGGCTCTTGGCCATTTCTCGTCACGTTAACTCTTGGGTCTCCAGAAGACATACCCATGTTGTCTCTAGACGCCCAGCAAAGCCAAAGTCAAAGACCTCTTGAAAAACTGAAGTGTTTGGTTCTGGAAGGCCCGGATAGCTTGGTCACAAGTTGTGGATTGTCCAGATCACACCTTATGCTTTGGAAATGCTTTTCTTTTGTGGAAGAGCTGACGATTGACGGATGGAGCAATCTTGTCCTCTGGCCAACAGAGGAGCTCCGGTGCTTGGATCGCCTCCGCTCTCTGCGTATCACAAACTGTGACAACCTGGAGGGCAACACTTCATCGTCTGAGGAGGAAATCCTTCCGCTGTCCCTGGAGGACTTGACGATTTCATTCTGCCGCAGTGTGGTAACACTGCCTTCGTACCTTGGAAATTTTGCCAAGCTGAGGAGTCTATATGTGTCTGACTGCAGCAGGCTGAAAGTGCTGCCTGATGGGATGTGTGGCCTCACTTCTCTTAGGGACTTGAGGTTTTATTTCTGTCCAGCTATGGAGGAACTCCCGCATGGTCTCCTGGAGCGGTTGCCAACTCTCAAACTCTTAAGGATAAGGGGATGCCCGGAGCTGATAAGACGATGCACAGAAGGTGGGGAGTATTTCCACTTGGTCTCCTCTGTCCCAGATAAACTCATTTATTGATGACGACATCTTGAAAATCCAGAATAGCTGCGGAGTAAATCGGCATATGCGTGAGTGCCCTGGTAAATAATCAATCTCCCTTGTGTCTAAATAATTGTTCTCACATCATTTTCGGAGATAACATGGGATGCTAACGTGATGAAGCGGTGTACCTGCAGGTCCGAATCTCTGTCGATCCACCCCCATCTTGCTGCTGTGCACGCCGGGACCTCCTCGGCACTGCgcagagagggaggaaggaagtGATGATGGAAGGGGGTCTCCTCCGCTGTGCACGCCCCACGACCTCAGGCAACCGCCGTACTGCTAGCCAGACGGTGGGGGCCGAGATTTGGCTGTGCTGACGGAGACGAGAGGAAGGAGCAGAGGATGCGCGTCTTGGGCACAGGAGGCCCAGTGGGATCGAAGCCCTCCCTATGGGATTAGCGAGCCCAATGATCATTTCTTTTTTGAGAAGTAGCCCAATGATCATTACTTCTCTTTTGCGCCAGCCAGCAGTAGTAATATTTCATACACGAGCTCATTGCTTTAATCTGTACAGCAGAAGCAGGTGTGCCTCTAGTATATTTCTACCACATGTCCACATGTAAGTAGTAGCTCCTGCCATTTTCTACCACATAACAAATTTCCCTGCAAATTTCAATGTGTTTGCAAGTCATAAGCTTGTATTGTTAGGCATCTTGCAAACATTTCAGTTCTTTGTTCCCATTTTTTTCCTTCTTGGCCACAGACTGAGTTAGTACAAACACGGGCTTCTTCTTATTTTTGTGATAAAGCATGAGGCTTCATTGCAAAGAATTTATTTTTGCCTTTCTGACAGAGTTTCTGATGAATTGTGTCTGATTCCAATTTATATGTGCAAAATTGTTTTTTTTTCGTGTGCGTCAGGGTTGTACTGTAACAAGTCTTCCTTTCAGGTAGATAAACTTGACAAAACGAAGAATTTTTCTTCAGCACAACAGGAATATCATAGTGCTGATGAGATTGCTCCTTCCCTGATTTGGAACCTTTGGGAGCCTCACATGGAGCATCCTGCTGCTAGATCAGACTAAGCAGATTTATTGAGCTGGTGTTCACAACTACTCATCACCAAACTAACTCTTCCATGGAATCAATGATAGCTAGTATTCCAGCGAACCATTCTAatcaggcaggcaggcaggcacGCACACTGATTACGCACTGGATCATCATAGTGTGGCGATGTATGCATCGGCGAGCATCTTGCTAAGCCGGACCAGGGCCTGGGTGGTGAGGTGCATGTTGTCGTTGGCGATGGCATCCACGTACTTGGGGTTTGGCAGACGCATCGCCCTCTGCTCCTTCCTCACCACATCCACCCAAGTCTCTTCCTGACCATAACTGGGTTGCTTAATTACCCCCCATTCAAGTCTCTTCCTTGTTCAAATACAACTGGTTGAACTGTCTTTTTGCATGGATTCCAAAACTGTTTTGCATTGCCAGGATCCGCTGATAATACCCCGGAAGTAAATACGGTTGCTTCATCTCTACTACTTCCTGTAGCTGATTAGTGTTTGGAGTTTGTGAGCATTTGCAACTAACTGACGCCAAGGCACACCCAGTTCTGGTTCGCAGCAGATTGCCGACGCCAACTTGCCAGCGATTTCAGGTTTGCAAAATTTGGAACTCGGACAGGCTTCAAGACCATGGCTGAGGCAGAGGAACACGCATGTCACGGCCTTCACTCGAACTCGAAACAGAAACAGGAGTCAAAACTCGTGCATGCCGATGCCGATGCGTGTCCTCCAGCCGAGACGGTTTTTTTTTTCCTTCCCTTGCCTTGAGCGCTGGCTGAGTTGGCCGCTAGCTGTTGAAAAGTTTCAACACGCAACACACGTGCACGAGTGACGTCATGCTAGCCACAACGAAACGAACGCAATGCACCACACGTTCGCTGCTTGGTTCAAAACTCGTGCGCTcgcttctacttcttcttttttttttctttttttctttcttattATTACTCATGCACTAGCATACTTGCTTGCTTCCAACAAGTTCCTTTTTTTTGGAAAAACTTCcaatttatttcatcttcaatcatgatagtacaacgaacataaaaaataaaaattacatccagatccgtagaccaTCTAGCGACGACTCCTTTTCTGCTTACGTGTCCACACATGCTGACATTGTCAACACATGGGGGTGTTCAATGCGCTATGTGGGTTCTACTTCTACTCATAGGGTTCTACTTCAATGCGCTATGTGCATTTGGTAGAAGAGTGATGGATAATTGAGATCGACCGTTGGGAAGCGTCGATCCGTAGGAGCTCGACTCTATCTAACTCATTATAATAGACCAGTTGGCTGCCGAAAACTCTAGCTTCCGGCCCTCGGACCCGCGGGAGCCAAATCTAACGAAACCCAAGAACCCATGGCCAGGGTTTCGGTCCAGTCCAACTCCGGCGCTGCTCTGATGACTCCGGTTGGTCCTCTCCGAAGCCTACCAAGCCCCCACACGCGGCTCCGTCTCCTGGATGGACTTGACCTGCTCGATGAACACCGATTCTTCCTCGACCTTCGTGACGTGCGCCGGCTTCAACCGACCATAT belongs to Triticum urartu cultivar G1812 chromosome 7, Tu2.1, whole genome shotgun sequence and includes:
- the LOC125525477 gene encoding disease resistance protein RGA2-like — its product is MAESLLLPLVHGVAGKAADALVETVTRMCGLDDGRRTLERQLLAVECKLANAEERSETNGYVKSWMKELKSVAYEADNVLDDFQYEALRRQSKIGKATTRKVLGYITRHSPLLFRFEMSRKLKNILEKINKLVEEMNKFGLENSVHREQRQHPWRQTHSKLDETTKIFGRDDDQDVVVKLLLDQQDQRRVQVLPIIGMGGLGKTTLAKMVYNDQGVQQHFELKMWHCVSNNFDVIPFLKSIIELAVSGRCDMPDTIELLQKQLEQVIGQKRFMLVLDDVWNEDERKWEDVLKPILCSIGGPGSVIVVTTRSEKVASIMQTLGPHRLACLSEQDSWELFAQKAYSKGVEQEKAELISIGRRIVNKCRGLPLALKTMAGLLSSYQQVQEWKAIEERDFRDNNVRGKDEIMSILKLSYRHLSSEMKQCFAFLAVFPKDYVMDKDMLIQLWMANGFIQEKRPVDLTTRGEFIFDELVWRSFLQDKQECIDNYGTENYVAVNCKMHDLMHDLAKDVTDECASIEELTQQKALLKDVCHMQVTGAEMEVISGLCNGRTYLRTLLAPSKYYKVLRELLQVSSSLRALHCLPPSIAICKAINAKHLRYLDLSRSKIVTLPNSICVLYNLQTLRLTNCYKLRLLPEGMARLRKLIYLYLSGCHSLKRMSPNFGALNNLQILTRFVVDTGDGLGIEELKELQHLSNRLELLNLSKIKSGENAKEANLSQKQNLSELLFSWGHEIDDEPRDVEEVLQCLEPHSNIQKLEIYGYHGLAISQWMRKPHMFDCLRELTMSHCPKCSSIPVIWLSVSLEILVLQRMDNLITLCDNLDVEFGGCINPLQIFPRLKKMSLIELPSLEIWAENSVGEPSDNLVTFPVLEELEIKNCPKLASIPVIPVVSELRIVGVHSTAISLVFMSIRLGSWPFLVTLTLGSPEDIPMLSLDAQQSQSQRPLEKLKCLVLEGPDSLVTSCGLSRSHLMLWKCFSFVEELTIDGWSNLVLWPTEELRCLDRLRSLRITNCDNLEGNTSSSEEEILPLSLEDLTISFCRSVVTLPSYLGNFAKLRSLYVSDCSRLKVLPDGMCGLTSLRDLRFYFCPAMEELPHGLLERLPTLKLLRIRGCPELIRRCTEGGEYFHLVSSVPDKLIY